One window from the genome of Deltaproteobacteria bacterium encodes:
- a CDS encoding carboxylate--amine ligase, with translation IDIYREWARVVSGKPFSTAWSRAWHVAYIGRKRSKRYTRSHEEVLRSLGPLVCHHEEMNSIFRAAIGDYGYLVRSKEREEVLAAARLVHETA, from the coding sequence ACATCGACATCTACCGGGAGTGGGCGCGCGTGGTATCCGGCAAACCGTTCTCGACGGCCTGGTCGCGCGCGTGGCACGTCGCCTACATCGGCAGGAAACGGAGCAAGCGGTACACGCGGTCGCACGAAGAGGTCCTCCGGTCCCTGGGCCCGCTCGTCTGCCACCACGAGGAGATGAACTCCATCTTCCGTGCCGCGATCGGGGATTACGGCTACCTCGTCCGGTCGAAGGAGCGGGAAGAGGTCCTGGCCGCCGCCCGCCTCGTCCACGAGACCGCGTGA
- a CDS encoding esterase family protein translates to MNVEYHRQWSRHLGRDMELKVYGHAGKPVVVFPSSGGRFFEYEDFGMVEACRPFIDSGAVTLFTVDSVDRESWLNASAHPADRARRHNDFDRYIVEEAVPFIRERSPDSSGLLATGCSMGGYHSANFFFRHPDVFDAVIALSGVYKLTRFVGDYMDENVYFNAPLAYLPNLDDPWYLERYRRSRIVVCVGQGAWEDEMAADTRSLQRVLSSKEVPAWIDFWGHDVNHDWPWWRRQMPYFLERMNL, encoded by the coding sequence ATGAACGTCGAATACCACCGTCAATGGAGCCGACACCTCGGGCGCGACATGGAGCTCAAGGTGTACGGCCACGCCGGGAAGCCGGTGGTGGTGTTCCCGTCGTCCGGCGGGCGGTTCTTCGAGTACGAGGATTTCGGGATGGTGGAGGCGTGCCGGCCGTTCATCGACTCCGGGGCGGTCACCCTCTTCACGGTGGACAGCGTCGACCGGGAGTCGTGGCTCAACGCCTCCGCCCACCCGGCGGACCGCGCCAGGCGCCACAACGACTTCGACCGGTATATCGTGGAGGAGGCGGTCCCCTTCATCCGGGAACGCTCCCCGGACTCCTCGGGGCTCCTCGCCACGGGGTGCAGCATGGGGGGGTACCACTCCGCGAACTTCTTCTTCCGCCACCCGGACGTGTTCGACGCGGTGATCGCCCTCTCCGGCGTCTACAAGCTCACCCGCTTCGTCGGCGACTACATGGACGAGAACGTGTACTTCAACGCTCCCCTGGCGTACCTTCCGAACCTCGACGACCCGTGGTACCTCGAACGGTACCGCCGGAGCAGGATCGTCGTGTGCGTGGGACAGGGGGCGTGGGAGGACGAAATGGCGGCCGACACGCGTTCGCTCCAGAGGGTCCTCTCTTCCAAGGAGGTTCCCGCCTGGATCGACTTCTGGGGACACGACGTAAACCACGACTGGCCGTGGTGGCGCCGCCAGATGCCGTACTTCCTCGAACGAATGAACCTGTAG